A single window of Granulicella mallensis MP5ACTX8 DNA harbors:
- a CDS encoding RidA family protein, whose product MSNRTNIPGTSPFEPIIGFSRAVRIGNVVHVSGTGPVGAEDLSPAEQTRVVLKLIETALSQAGATFEHVVRTRMFLARVEDWEEIGRAHGEVFGTIRPASTMVVAALLNPKWRVEIEAEAVLP is encoded by the coding sequence CCCTTCGAACCCATCATCGGCTTCTCCCGCGCGGTACGCATCGGCAACGTAGTCCACGTCTCCGGCACCGGTCCGGTTGGGGCAGAAGACCTCTCGCCCGCCGAGCAGACCCGCGTCGTCCTCAAGCTCATCGAGACTGCGCTTTCGCAGGCTGGAGCCACCTTCGAGCACGTCGTCCGCACGCGCATGTTCCTCGCCCGCGTCGAGGACTGGGAAGAGATCGGCCGGGCTCACGGTGAGGTCTTCGGAACGATCCGCCCAGCGAGCACCATGGTCGTCGCCGCCCTGCTCAACCCCAAGTGGCGCGTCGAGATCGAAGCCGAGGCCGTGCTGCCTTAG